In Nocardia sputorum, a single genomic region encodes these proteins:
- a CDS encoding phosphatase PAP2 family protein, producing MTSPRIRNALGVLTALLVVCAAALTAGVVGDRGPGGVDRGIADWAVAHRIDALTPTAVVISVLGGTLAMTALATATCLVLTWRRRWTSAALVAITGLGGGLLVRGGKRLTDRDRPPVEDHLISVSNQAYPSGHSMGSFVVVGIVLVVALPSVHGPALRACTAIAAALFVLAVGLSRIYLGVHWTTDVLGGWCFGALWLILCLTVYRYLIPVGRGAATSRDDLSSTGPGRAGASST from the coding sequence GTGACCTCCCCTCGCATTCGCAACGCTCTCGGGGTGCTCACCGCATTGCTGGTGGTGTGCGCCGCAGCTCTCACCGCAGGAGTCGTCGGGGATCGCGGCCCCGGCGGAGTCGATCGCGGCATCGCCGACTGGGCCGTCGCGCACCGTATCGACGCGCTGACACCGACCGCGGTGGTGATCAGCGTCCTGGGCGGAACGCTCGCCATGACCGCCCTGGCCACCGCGACCTGCCTGGTGCTGACCTGGCGGCGGCGCTGGACATCGGCGGCGCTCGTCGCGATCACCGGGCTCGGCGGCGGCTTACTCGTTCGCGGCGGCAAGCGCCTGACCGATCGGGACCGCCCGCCCGTCGAGGACCACCTGATCAGCGTCTCCAACCAGGCGTATCCCTCCGGGCACAGCATGGGCTCGTTCGTCGTGGTCGGCATAGTCCTGGTGGTCGCGCTGCCCAGCGTGCACGGCCCCGCCCTCCGCGCCTGCACCGCCATCGCCGCCGCGCTGTTCGTCCTCGCGGTCGGCTTGTCCCGTATCTACCTCGGCGTCCACTGGACCACCGACGTCCTCGGCGGTTGGTGCTTCGGCGCGCTGTGGCTCATCCTCTGTTTGACGGTGTATCGGTACTTGATACCCGTCGGCCGGGGCGCGGCAACGTCTCGCGACGACCTTTCCAGCACGGGGCCTGGCAGAGCCGGGGCTTCGTCTACCTAG
- the dcd gene encoding dCTP deaminase codes for MLLSDRDIRAEIAAGRLGVEPLLENLIQPSSIDVRLDRMFRVFNNTRYTHIDPAQRQDELTSVVEPAEGEPFVLHPGEFVLGSTLEVCTLPDDLAGRLEGKSSLGRLGLLTHSTAGFIDPGFSGHITLELSNVANLPITLWPGMKIGQLCLLRLTSPAEHPYGSAVAGSKYQGQRGPTPSRSYLNFPIPAAAIDAAESR; via the coding sequence GTGCTGCTTTCCGATCGTGACATCCGCGCGGAGATCGCCGCTGGGCGTCTCGGGGTCGAGCCGCTGCTGGAGAACCTCATTCAGCCGTCGAGCATCGATGTGCGCCTGGACCGGATGTTCCGGGTGTTCAACAACACCCGCTACACCCACATCGATCCCGCGCAGCGGCAGGACGAACTCACCAGCGTGGTCGAGCCGGCCGAAGGCGAGCCGTTCGTCCTGCACCCCGGCGAGTTCGTGCTGGGCTCCACCCTCGAAGTGTGCACCTTGCCGGACGACCTGGCCGGACGGTTGGAGGGCAAGTCCAGCCTGGGCCGGTTAGGTCTGCTGACCCACTCGACGGCGGGCTTCATCGATCCCGGCTTCAGCGGGCACATCACGCTCGAGCTCTCGAACGTGGCCAATCTGCCGATCACGCTGTGGCCCGGCATGAAGATCGGCCAGTTGTGCCTGCTCAGGCTGACCAGCCCGGCCGAGCACCCCTACGGCAGCGCCGTGGCGGGCTCCAAGTACCAGGGCCAGCGCGGACCGACTCCGTCGCGGTCCTACCTCAACTTCCCGATTCCGGCCGCCGCGATCGACGCCGCCGAATCACGCTGA
- a CDS encoding SDR family NAD(P)-dependent oxidoreductase has translation MTEGSLFDLTGHVAVVTGGNSGIGLGFARGLAKAGADVCVVGRNSERNEAAAIELREFGGRVLALSCDVGEEQQVIDTMDRAAAELGRIDSCFVNAGVSQGFIPFVETDLAEFRRVTSLNLDAAFVTLREAAKVMLAQGEGGSLVATASLAAHQGVPRGQSYAASKAGLIAMVNSIAVELAKHGIRANSVLPGWVETPMTEGAFAWDRFRERVHPRIPVRRWGLPSDFESVAVYLASPTSAYHTGDTLLIDGGYSKF, from the coding sequence ATGACCGAGGGCTCGCTGTTCGACCTCACCGGCCACGTCGCCGTCGTCACCGGAGGCAACTCCGGCATCGGTCTCGGATTCGCCCGTGGGCTCGCGAAGGCCGGGGCCGATGTCTGCGTCGTCGGCCGCAACAGCGAACGCAACGAGGCCGCCGCCATCGAATTGCGCGAGTTCGGCGGGCGCGTACTGGCGCTGAGCTGCGATGTCGGCGAGGAGCAGCAGGTGATCGACACCATGGACCGTGCGGCCGCCGAACTCGGCCGCATCGACTCCTGCTTCGTGAACGCCGGTGTCAGTCAGGGTTTCATCCCGTTCGTGGAGACCGATCTCGCGGAATTCCGCCGAGTCACCTCCCTCAACCTCGACGCCGCGTTCGTGACCCTGCGCGAAGCGGCCAAGGTGATGCTCGCCCAAGGCGAGGGCGGCAGCCTGGTCGCCACCGCCAGCCTCGCCGCGCACCAGGGCGTTCCGCGCGGGCAGTCCTACGCGGCCAGCAAGGCGGGGCTGATCGCCATGGTCAACTCGATCGCGGTGGAGCTGGCCAAGCACGGCATCCGCGCGAACTCGGTGCTGCCCGGCTGGGTCGAGACGCCGATGACCGAAGGGGCCTTCGCCTGGGACCGTTTCCGCGAACGCGTCCACCCGAGGATCCCGGTTCGCCGCTGGGGCCTGCCGAGCGATTTCGAATCCGTCGCCGTCTACCTCGCCAGCCCCACCAGCGCCTACCACACCGGCGACACACTCTTGATCGACGGCGGTTACAGCAAGTTCTGA